One stretch of Corynebacterium auriscanis DNA includes these proteins:
- a CDS encoding acyl-CoA thioesterase: MAEHETSSTTDDATNRSPEVTLRFLAAPTDVLMAGSMGVHGGRVLEWIDKAAYACAVGWAQSYCVTAYVGHIHFNRPIPSGHMVEVRSRIAYTGRSSMHIVNEVFSADPREGIFTRACDCLVIFVAMDENRKAKAVPNYVPKTDEEKRVAEAALSRVQLRKAIEEEMLRQTYTEDSTAPQLTNRFLAKPTDVNWGGNVHGGTAMEWIDEAATACTMQWSGERTVAVYAGGIRFYRPVHIGDLVEVDARLIRTDARSMSVIVHLRAGDPRHGKDNLPVAIHASFTYIAMDIDGNPLAARKFVPVTNEDKRLEQHSLRLRELRSEFVPKPLVKPLRDEYRITQ; encoded by the coding sequence ATGGCCGAGCACGAAACCAGCTCCACTACCGACGATGCCACGAACCGCTCGCCGGAGGTCACCCTACGGTTTCTCGCGGCACCCACCGATGTGCTGATGGCAGGTTCCATGGGCGTCCACGGCGGCCGCGTGCTGGAGTGGATCGACAAGGCGGCTTATGCCTGTGCCGTCGGTTGGGCGCAGTCCTACTGCGTTACGGCTTATGTGGGCCACATTCACTTCAACCGCCCCATTCCCTCCGGACACATGGTGGAAGTGCGCAGCCGAATCGCCTACACCGGCCGATCGTCGATGCACATCGTCAACGAGGTGTTTTCCGCCGATCCGCGCGAGGGTATCTTCACCCGCGCGTGCGACTGCTTGGTGATTTTCGTGGCTATGGATGAAAACCGGAAGGCCAAGGCCGTCCCCAACTACGTGCCGAAAACGGATGAGGAAAAGCGCGTAGCCGAGGCCGCCCTGTCGCGCGTGCAGCTGCGCAAGGCCATCGAAGAGGAGATGCTGCGACAGACCTACACCGAGGATTCCACTGCACCCCAGCTCACGAACCGCTTCTTGGCTAAGCCCACGGACGTCAACTGGGGTGGCAACGTGCACGGTGGTACGGCCATGGAGTGGATTGATGAGGCCGCCACAGCCTGCACCATGCAGTGGTCGGGCGAGCGCACCGTGGCTGTGTACGCCGGTGGCATCCGCTTCTACCGCCCGGTCCACATTGGCGACCTGGTTGAGGTCGATGCCCGCTTGATCCGCACGGATGCCCGCTCCATGTCCGTGATCGTGCACCTGCGCGCTGGCGACCCCCGCCACGGCAAGGACAACCTGCCCGTGGCCATCCACGCATCGTTTACCTACATCGCCATGGACATCGACGGCAATCCGCTCGCGGCCCGCAAGTTCGTCCCAGTCACAAACGAAGATAAGCGGCTCGAGCAGCACTCGCTGCGTTTGCGCGAGCTGCGCAGCGAGTTCGTGCCCAAGCCGCTAGTAAAGCCGCTTCGCGACGAGTACCGGATTACTCAATAA
- a CDS encoding sterol carrier family protein, whose product MKRTLSGPELSAAARTAVAEVLDWVRNPQGIPAPGRQPQAEAVRLTTALLADLAPGNSVEVRVPPFAAVQCVAGPDHRRGTPPNVVQCSPLEWLRLVVGEVGFSLSDAERSGTRAGEIEEHLPLLRFP is encoded by the coding sequence ATGAAGCGAACATTGTCTGGTCCCGAACTCTCCGCTGCTGCGCGCACGGCAGTTGCGGAGGTGCTCGATTGGGTGCGCAATCCCCAGGGGATCCCTGCTCCCGGCCGTCAACCCCAAGCAGAGGCGGTCCGGTTGACCACTGCTTTGCTGGCCGACCTTGCACCAGGCAACAGTGTTGAGGTTCGTGTACCTCCTTTCGCCGCCGTCCAATGTGTGGCTGGCCCGGACCATCGTCGCGGTACCCCACCCAATGTGGTGCAGTGTTCGCCGTTGGAATGGTTGCGCCTTGTGGTGGGGGAAGTGGGTTTTTCTCTATCCGACGCCGAGCGCTCCGGGACTCGCGCCGGTGAGATCGAGGAGCACCTTCCGCTGCTGCGGTTTCCTTGA
- the purF gene encoding amidophosphoribosyltransferase, which translates to MAPVAGNVGEVANELSQSNGTSAHTRGTACGPYDTLGETEPREECGVFGVWAPGEDVSKLSYYGLYALQHRGQEAAGIAVGNGDQIVVFKDLGLVSQVFDEQSLESLKGHIGLGHTRYSTAGGASWENAQPMFRMAPNGTDVALGHNGNLVNHQELTLEAARLGLVDPKTHPSDSDVMCALLAAAVRDDHSVEESAVELFSRVRGAFCTLFTDGSALYAVRDPHGVRPLSIGRLPNGGWVIASETAALDIVGAAFERDVEPGEMIVVDENGLRSRIIAKAQPKGCVFEYVYLARPDSVIRGQVVNATRVGIGRSLAKEAPAEGDLVIPVPDSGTPAAVGYAQESGIPFGQGLMKNAYVGRTFIQPSQSIRQLGIRLKLNPLRSVIEGKRLIVVDDSIVRGNTQRALIKMLRDAGAAEVHVRIASPPVKWPCFYGIDFASPQELIANTVQQDDPVARICDEIGADSLAFVSNEAMIEASGQPKTQLCSACFDGVYPLGLPNDNPNSALVRSMQVEHGMNPSACGTADELDEFVR; encoded by the coding sequence ATTGCGCCGGTGGCGGGTAACGTTGGGGAAGTGGCAAACGAACTGAGCCAAAGCAACGGAACCAGCGCCCACACGCGAGGCACCGCATGCGGGCCCTACGACACCCTGGGGGAGACCGAACCTCGCGAGGAATGCGGTGTATTCGGAGTCTGGGCTCCTGGGGAAGACGTATCCAAACTCTCTTACTACGGCCTTTATGCGCTCCAGCACCGCGGGCAAGAAGCCGCAGGTATCGCTGTGGGCAATGGTGATCAGATCGTCGTTTTCAAAGACCTGGGTCTTGTCAGCCAAGTCTTCGACGAGCAATCGCTTGAGTCCCTCAAGGGGCATATCGGCTTGGGGCACACCCGCTATTCGACCGCGGGTGGCGCTAGCTGGGAGAACGCCCAGCCCATGTTCCGGATGGCCCCCAATGGGACCGACGTAGCCTTGGGGCACAACGGCAACCTGGTTAACCACCAAGAGTTGACCTTGGAAGCTGCGCGGTTGGGGTTGGTTGATCCCAAGACTCACCCGTCCGATTCCGATGTCATGTGTGCCCTGCTGGCCGCAGCAGTCCGCGATGATCACAGTGTCGAGGAATCCGCGGTGGAGCTTTTCTCGCGCGTCCGAGGCGCGTTTTGCACTCTGTTTACGGATGGTTCGGCGCTGTATGCCGTGCGCGATCCCCACGGTGTGCGCCCACTGTCGATCGGGCGCCTGCCCAACGGTGGCTGGGTTATCGCCAGTGAAACCGCTGCGCTGGACATCGTGGGTGCGGCCTTTGAGCGGGACGTGGAACCCGGGGAAATGATCGTCGTTGATGAAAACGGTCTGCGTTCCCGGATCATTGCGAAGGCGCAGCCGAAGGGTTGTGTATTCGAATACGTCTATCTGGCCCGCCCCGATTCCGTGATCCGCGGTCAGGTGGTCAATGCCACCCGTGTGGGAATCGGTCGTTCTCTGGCGAAGGAAGCTCCGGCCGAGGGTGATTTGGTGATCCCCGTTCCGGATTCCGGAACCCCAGCCGCGGTGGGTTATGCCCAGGAATCTGGTATTCCGTTCGGCCAGGGCCTGATGAAGAACGCCTATGTGGGTCGTACCTTCATTCAACCTTCGCAGTCCATCCGTCAGTTGGGTATCCGACTAAAGCTCAACCCGCTGCGCTCGGTGATCGAGGGCAAGCGGTTGATCGTGGTGGATGATTCCATTGTCCGCGGAAACACTCAGCGCGCGCTGATCAAGATGCTGCGCGATGCGGGAGCGGCGGAGGTGCATGTGCGCATTGCCTCACCACCAGTGAAGTGGCCGTGCTTTTACGGAATCGACTTCGCCTCTCCGCAGGAGCTCATCGCGAATACGGTGCAGCAGGATGATCCGGTTGCCCGAATCTGCGATGAAATCGGTGCGGATTCCCTCGCCTTCGTGTCGAACGAAGCAATGATCGAGGCATCGGGACAGCCCAAAACGCAGCTGTGTTCCGCATGTTTCGACGGTGTTTACCCGTTGGGCTTGCCCAACGACAACCCAAATTCCGCACTTGTTCGCAGTATGCAGGTGGAACACGGGATGAACCCCTCCGCGTGCGGTACAGCGGACGAATTGGATGAGTTCGTCCGATAA
- the purM gene encoding phosphoribosylformylglycinamidine cyclo-ligase produces MTDQQQTNGASYAAAGVDIEAGDRAVELFAPLAKKATRPEVRGGLGGFAGLFALGEYEKPLLAASSDGVGTKLAVAQAMDKHDTIGRDLVAMCVDDLVVCGAEPLFLQDYIAIGKVVPEHVASIVKGIAEGCEEAGCALLGGETAEHPGVMKPGEYDVSATSVGVVEEAKVLGPDMVRPGDVVIAMASSGLHSNGYSLARHVLLETAGLPLDGHIEELGRTLGEEMLEPTRIYAKTCLDLAAECEVHTFAHITGGGLAANLARVIPEGLVAELDRATWTPGPIFQLIAREGNVEQSEMEKTFNMGVGMVAVVSEEDAERALAMLTARHLDAWKLGEVSASGDTASGAVLRGEHPRA; encoded by the coding sequence ATGACCGATCAGCAGCAGACCAACGGTGCCTCTTACGCCGCCGCCGGCGTCGATATTGAAGCGGGAGACCGCGCCGTCGAGCTTTTCGCCCCTTTGGCTAAGAAAGCTACGCGTCCGGAGGTGCGAGGTGGCCTAGGCGGCTTCGCTGGCCTTTTCGCCCTAGGTGAGTACGAGAAACCGTTGCTGGCGGCTTCCTCGGATGGTGTGGGCACCAAGTTGGCTGTGGCCCAAGCGATGGATAAGCATGACACCATCGGCCGGGACCTGGTGGCTATGTGCGTTGATGACCTCGTGGTCTGTGGAGCGGAGCCATTGTTCCTCCAGGATTACATTGCTATTGGCAAGGTTGTACCAGAGCACGTCGCCAGCATCGTGAAGGGCATCGCGGAGGGCTGCGAAGAAGCTGGATGTGCTCTTCTGGGCGGCGAGACCGCGGAGCACCCCGGCGTGATGAAGCCGGGCGAGTACGACGTGTCCGCGACTTCCGTCGGTGTTGTCGAAGAGGCCAAGGTGCTTGGTCCCGACATGGTTCGTCCCGGCGATGTTGTCATCGCCATGGCATCCTCGGGTCTGCATTCCAACGGCTACTCGTTGGCTCGCCACGTGCTGCTGGAAACGGCAGGTCTGCCACTCGATGGTCATATCGAGGAACTCGGTCGCACGCTGGGCGAAGAAATGCTGGAGCCAACCCGTATTTACGCTAAGACCTGCTTGGATCTGGCAGCTGAGTGCGAGGTGCACACGTTTGCTCACATCACCGGTGGCGGCCTGGCCGCGAACCTGGCCCGCGTTATCCCTGAAGGCCTGGTAGCGGAGTTGGATCGTGCGACGTGGACCCCGGGTCCGATTTTCCAGCTCATTGCTCGTGAGGGCAACGTGGAGCAGTCTGAGATGGAGAAGACCTTCAACATGGGCGTGGGCATGGTCGCTGTGGTCAGTGAGGAAGATGCTGAACGCGCCCTCGCGATGCTGACTGCTCGCCACCTCGACGCATGGAAGCTAGGCGAGGTTTCCGCTAGTGGTGACACTGCATCCGGCGCCGTTTTACGCGGGGAACACCCACGCGCCTAA
- a CDS encoding DUF3073 domain-containing protein: MGRGRAKAKQAKVARQLKYNTPEMDLERLQRELSGSSSNDDDRYSSYDDDEWDEWNDEDNHSSSR, from the coding sequence ATGGGTCGCGGCCGTGCCAAGGCTAAGCAAGCCAAGGTTGCTCGTCAGTTGAAGTACAACACTCCAGAGATGGATCTGGAGCGTCTGCAGAGGGAACTTTCGGGTTCTTCCTCCAACGACGATGATCGCTACTCGTCTTATGACGACGACGAATGGGATGAATGGAACGACGAAGACAATCACTCTTCGTCTCGCTGA
- a CDS encoding YgfZ/GcvT domain-containing protein, whose translation MEDVLEHSVSPLVSHVPGAANVVDDATTPTAAHYGDPLVEQQRLSRSLGLVDRWDRTAILVKGEEARTWLNDLISQKVNAIDPGAATYGLLLDLQGRVTHQFGIAALPEGLLLDCPAAHADSLADYLTKMIFWAKVEVEVLPLAQLTVVGHLLPFVDAAGSLNTDSASNELHSSLASPSEAGLGSEAPLAALIDAITTLPGAHSWRARSLRAVGVPDSSGGMGALDIWVPREDIATAWDVLSKVAAPTGHMAYDALRIAARIPEVGIDTDERTIPHEAMFFTGPRSAEATTLGTVTDGPSAHAVHLNKGCYRGQETVSRVQNLGKPPRVIVLLHLDGSANRLPAVGSELTAGKSSIGRVGSSAHDGDLGPIALALVKRGVVEKLASTPEKVPALQADGVDAAIDPADLVSDDTVRPGRAAINQLRNRPQT comes from the coding sequence ATGGAAGATGTGTTGGAACATTCCGTTAGCCCACTGGTTTCCCACGTTCCGGGCGCGGCCAACGTGGTCGACGATGCGACCACGCCCACCGCAGCCCACTACGGTGACCCGCTTGTTGAGCAGCAACGCCTCTCCCGCTCGCTGGGTCTCGTCGATCGTTGGGACCGCACTGCCATTCTCGTAAAGGGCGAGGAGGCCCGAACGTGGCTCAACGACCTCATTTCCCAGAAGGTCAATGCCATCGATCCCGGCGCAGCCACTTATGGGCTGCTCCTTGACCTCCAGGGCCGCGTTACCCATCAGTTCGGCATCGCAGCCCTGCCCGAAGGTCTACTGCTGGACTGCCCTGCCGCACACGCTGACAGCTTGGCGGACTACCTGACCAAGATGATTTTCTGGGCCAAGGTCGAGGTCGAGGTCCTGCCTCTGGCCCAGCTGACTGTCGTAGGGCACCTTCTTCCTTTTGTCGACGCCGCGGGCAGCCTGAATACGGACTCCGCTTCCAATGAGCTTCATTCCTCTCTCGCATCTCCGAGCGAGGCTGGCCTAGGTTCCGAAGCCCCTCTGGCTGCTCTTATTGACGCTATAACGACCCTCCCCGGCGCCCATTCGTGGCGCGCTCGCAGCCTCCGCGCTGTCGGAGTTCCGGATTCGTCCGGTGGAATGGGAGCCTTGGACATTTGGGTTCCCCGCGAGGACATTGCTACTGCCTGGGATGTGCTCTCTAAGGTTGCAGCCCCTACCGGACACATGGCCTACGACGCTCTTCGCATCGCCGCTCGCATCCCTGAGGTAGGCATCGATACCGACGAGCGAACCATCCCCCACGAAGCCATGTTCTTCACGGGCCCGCGGTCTGCCGAGGCCACCACGCTCGGTACGGTGACCGACGGCCCCAGCGCCCACGCCGTACACCTCAACAAGGGTTGCTATCGGGGCCAGGAGACCGTCTCGCGCGTGCAAAACCTGGGTAAGCCACCGCGGGTTATCGTGTTGCTTCATCTCGACGGTTCCGCCAACCGACTGCCTGCGGTCGGATCCGAGCTCACCGCCGGTAAATCGTCCATCGGCCGCGTAGGTAGCAGTGCTCATGACGGTGATTTAGGGCCCATCGCTTTGGCTCTGGTCAAGCGCGGGGTTGTGGAGAAGCTGGCGTCGACCCCAGAAAAAGTCCCGGCTCTGCAAGCCGACGGTGTAGACGCGGCGATCGACCCAGCCGACCTGGTCAGCGATGACACGGTGCGACCGGGGCGAGCAGCAATCAACCAGCTGCGCAACAGGCCTCAGACATAG
- a CDS encoding aminodeoxychorismate lyase: MDTSLEPEVVDPGSPLIYADDLAAVRGDGVFETLMLRDGQVRKLERHSRRFRNSAMMLNLPEPDIDQWHRATELAAHSFAETVGAPEAALRWVYSRGRESTGQPTGWITVAPISPEVVRAREEGVDVMTAERGFRIDLSQRSPWALVGAKTLSYAANMAALRSAKERGYSDVIFISDEGHVLEGPTSSVIVVKGKTLLTPPTHAGILPGTTQAALFQIAEAAGWETAQQTLTVQDLLDSDGVLLVSSVRAYARVKSIDGHPIGETDNATEIQAMAWQAVTS, from the coding sequence ATGGATACCTCTTTGGAACCAGAAGTGGTAGATCCAGGATCACCCTTAATCTACGCCGATGACTTGGCTGCGGTGCGCGGTGATGGGGTGTTTGAAACACTAATGCTGCGTGATGGACAGGTTCGCAAATTGGAAAGGCACTCTCGCCGATTTCGCAATAGCGCCATGATGCTCAATTTGCCCGAACCCGATATTGACCAATGGCATCGGGCGACCGAACTGGCAGCTCACTCGTTCGCAGAGACAGTGGGCGCACCTGAAGCCGCGCTGCGGTGGGTCTATTCGCGAGGCCGCGAGTCCACCGGTCAACCCACCGGATGGATTACGGTGGCTCCCATCAGCCCGGAAGTTGTGCGGGCCCGTGAGGAGGGGGTGGATGTGATGACGGCTGAGCGAGGGTTCCGCATTGACCTCTCACAGCGCTCACCGTGGGCGCTAGTGGGGGCGAAGACGTTGAGTTACGCGGCGAACATGGCCGCGTTGCGCTCCGCTAAGGAGCGGGGTTATTCGGACGTCATCTTCATCTCCGACGAGGGCCACGTTTTGGAAGGGCCGACCTCCTCGGTGATCGTGGTTAAGGGGAAGACATTGCTGACGCCGCCTACCCACGCCGGCATTTTGCCCGGCACCACCCAGGCTGCGTTGTTTCAGATCGCGGAAGCGGCCGGGTGGGAAACTGCCCAGCAAACCCTGACAGTGCAGGATTTGCTGGACAGCGATGGGGTGTTGCTGGTCAGTTCCGTGCGCGCATATGCGCGGGTGAAGTCCATTGACGGTCACCCCATTGGCGAAACCGATAATGCCACTGAGATCCAAGCCATGGCTTGGCAGGCAGTGACCAGCTAA
- a CDS encoding FABP family protein, whose translation MSDEANPRNEPAESGETHAPGKVDPNQAVDRAAEAAKQTAHKNVPDFEDIPIPADTANLRLGPNLHDGLLALLPLVGVWRGQGQAAHPGESEHTFGQQIVIAHDGENRLRYESRTWRMDDDGQPMSTPDRRETGFWRINDKDEIELIISHSDGMVEIMYGKPMTERAWELESASTMVTATGPAALGPGKRLYGLMPNNDLGWVDERLIDGEMVPWLSAQLHRVVG comes from the coding sequence ATGAGTGATGAAGCAAACCCCCGGAACGAACCTGCAGAGAGTGGCGAAACACACGCACCCGGCAAAGTAGATCCAAACCAGGCCGTGGATCGTGCTGCCGAAGCAGCGAAGCAGACGGCTCACAAGAACGTGCCGGACTTTGAGGACATCCCGATTCCTGCCGATACAGCGAATCTTCGTCTCGGCCCAAATCTGCACGATGGACTGCTTGCCCTGTTGCCTTTGGTAGGTGTGTGGCGAGGACAGGGCCAAGCGGCGCATCCCGGTGAAAGCGAGCACACTTTCGGCCAGCAGATCGTTATCGCCCACGACGGAGAAAACCGTCTGCGCTACGAGTCCCGCACCTGGCGAATGGATGACGACGGCCAGCCCATGTCTACCCCTGATCGTCGCGAGACCGGTTTTTGGCGTATCAACGACAAAGATGAAATCGAACTCATCATCTCGCACTCCGATGGCATGGTCGAGATCATGTACGGCAAGCCCATGACGGAGCGCGCGTGGGAGCTGGAAAGCGCCTCCACCATGGTGACCGCGACGGGGCCAGCTGCTTTGGGCCCAGGCAAACGTCTGTATGGACTGATGCCAAACAACGATCTGGGTTGGGTGGATGAGCGCCTCATCGACGGTGAGATGGTGCCGTGGTTATCGGCACAGCTTCACCGAGTTGTGGGCTAG
- a CDS encoding LmeA family phospholipid-binding protein, translated as MTNLDNSSAESASPAETTDSPAAARANCAPVPARPRWAKWGVRALITLVILVVVTAFTDSLVAGRTEHLYSKTLYENSNLANPPSVFVAGSPYTASVFTHEVQAITVNAKDVDMPGWGLMSVHKSAQYVTLPWRAVLGQPFTNAPAKKVFTRLQLDGVTIGNKMQVDDLLIQNRDDISPRGGWETEAIFEGTPKGLKAPATVEMKLRIKEGDVYLTPTAVLKGPSETAQEGLLGSAALVEGDQLSEKTRSRIEQAFTLKIPGERLPLKEKPKRVYVAGGSIFFESEQLYTTVSLQDLIPHGRRLAEEEKPGL; from the coding sequence ATGACCAATCTCGATAATAGTTCTGCAGAATCGGCCTCCCCTGCGGAGACAACCGATTCGCCGGCGGCAGCCCGCGCGAATTGCGCACCTGTGCCCGCTCGCCCCCGCTGGGCGAAGTGGGGAGTGCGCGCGTTAATCACCTTGGTCATCCTGGTTGTGGTTACCGCGTTCACCGACAGCCTGGTCGCAGGTCGGACCGAGCACCTGTATTCAAAGACACTGTACGAAAACTCCAACCTCGCCAATCCGCCCAGCGTGTTTGTCGCAGGATCGCCCTACACCGCATCTGTTTTCACCCACGAAGTACAAGCTATTACTGTCAACGCCAAGGACGTGGACATGCCCGGGTGGGGACTCATGAGCGTGCATAAATCCGCCCAATATGTCACGCTGCCGTGGCGGGCCGTACTAGGACAACCTTTCACCAATGCGCCAGCCAAAAAGGTATTCACGCGGCTGCAACTGGACGGGGTGACAATCGGCAATAAGATGCAGGTCGACGATCTGCTCATACAGAACCGCGACGATATTTCACCACGTGGTGGTTGGGAAACCGAGGCCATCTTCGAGGGCACACCGAAAGGCTTAAAGGCCCCAGCGACCGTCGAGATGAAGCTGCGAATCAAAGAAGGCGATGTGTACCTCACCCCCACCGCCGTTCTGAAGGGGCCATCGGAAACCGCGCAAGAAGGGCTCCTGGGTTCTGCGGCCTTAGTAGAAGGCGATCAGCTAAGCGAAAAAACTCGAAGTCGTATTGAGCAGGCCTTTACCCTCAAGATCCCCGGAGAACGACTGCCCCTCAAAGAAAAGCCGAAGCGGGTTTATGTGGCGGGTGGTTCCATTTTCTTCGAGTCAGAACAGCTTTACACCACCGTTAGCCTGCAAGACCTGATCCCTCACGGTCGCCGCCTGGCGGAGGAGGAAAAGCCGGGCCTATAG
- a CDS encoding winged helix family transcriptional regulator yields the protein MNIVMLTNAADIGGALPALPLLSYSLTRLDAKAASIRELSGADIVIIDVTGDNLLRARDLCRAVAAAHPTLPVAIAIAEASLIAVDSSWAVDDFMLPNSSPVEIDTRLRLLTTRRPVAVDQAENSQVAAIGGLVVDEVTYVARIDGAPLDLTYKEFELLHFLVRNAGRVFSREQLLQDVWGYDYFGGARTVDVHVRRLRAKLGRDYEHLIATVRNVGYKAVAPEEWQ from the coding sequence GTGAACATTGTCATGCTGACGAATGCCGCCGATATCGGCGGGGCGCTCCCCGCCCTGCCTTTGCTGAGTTATTCCCTTACTCGACTTGACGCCAAAGCTGCATCGATCCGGGAATTGAGCGGTGCGGATATCGTCATCATCGATGTGACAGGGGATAATCTCCTGCGTGCCCGGGATCTTTGCCGTGCGGTCGCCGCCGCCCATCCCACGTTGCCTGTCGCCATTGCGATTGCAGAAGCCAGCCTCATTGCGGTGGACTCGTCGTGGGCGGTCGATGATTTTATGCTTCCAAATAGCTCGCCCGTTGAGATTGATACTAGGTTGCGCCTACTCACCACCAGGCGCCCAGTTGCGGTCGACCAGGCCGAAAACTCCCAGGTAGCCGCCATCGGAGGTCTGGTGGTGGACGAGGTGACATATGTGGCCCGCATCGATGGCGCCCCTCTGGACCTGACTTACAAGGAATTCGAGCTCCTCCACTTTCTTGTGCGCAATGCGGGGCGCGTGTTTAGCCGGGAGCAGCTGCTGCAGGATGTGTGGGGGTATGACTATTTCGGTGGCGCTCGGACGGTAGATGTACATGTCAGGCGGCTGCGGGCGAAATTGGGTCGGGATTACGAACATTTGATCGCCACTGTCCGTAATGTGGGTTACAAGGCTGTCGCTCCGGAGGAGTGGCAGTAG
- the mshD gene encoding mycothiol synthase, whose translation MTGHIDTEVFTDLPTDLELVEKIEEVLDRVTESDGVAPLGEAFLRGLREDRGHTHVVAFEKGEVVGVLAIDSDRVVELAVLPSRRHAGIATRLFQALKQSAGFSGVVDVWAHGDGSEAQRFVATLDARRTRELLKMAVSCPPGSPRANEFAMMAERARKSLTGSGIKVLSYAEASEKFGVDHVDEEWVRVNNEAFAWHPEQGGWSVEHLRREKDTGWFDPDGVLMLWIDDENPECMGFHWTKIPLAEREKDEGQRVGEVYVVCLADAARGRKLGGPVTLVGMDYLMDRGVGEIELYVEGDNAPAVSTYGKLGFSVVHTDVVYRGQL comes from the coding sequence ATGACTGGACACATTGACACCGAAGTTTTCACCGATCTTCCTACCGATCTTGAGTTGGTCGAAAAGATCGAGGAGGTACTCGATCGAGTCACTGAGTCAGATGGCGTGGCCCCCTTGGGGGAGGCGTTTCTGCGGGGTTTGCGGGAAGACCGCGGGCATACTCACGTTGTTGCATTTGAAAAGGGTGAGGTAGTCGGTGTTTTGGCCATCGATTCTGACCGCGTTGTGGAACTGGCTGTTTTACCTTCTCGACGCCACGCTGGAATCGCCACACGCCTGTTCCAGGCACTCAAGCAGTCGGCTGGTTTTAGCGGGGTAGTGGATGTCTGGGCACACGGGGATGGGTCGGAAGCACAGCGATTCGTGGCCACATTGGATGCGCGGCGTACCCGTGAGCTGCTGAAGATGGCGGTATCGTGCCCTCCCGGCTCTCCGAGAGCGAACGAATTTGCCATGATGGCCGAACGCGCGCGCAAGAGCTTGACCGGCAGCGGAATTAAGGTCCTGAGCTATGCGGAGGCCTCGGAGAAGTTTGGCGTCGATCATGTAGACGAAGAGTGGGTACGAGTAAACAACGAAGCTTTCGCTTGGCACCCGGAGCAGGGTGGTTGGAGCGTGGAGCACCTGCGCCGAGAAAAGGACACCGGCTGGTTTGATCCGGATGGGGTGCTGATGTTGTGGATTGACGATGAGAACCCGGAATGCATGGGGTTCCACTGGACCAAGATTCCTCTGGCGGAGCGGGAGAAGGACGAAGGACAACGGGTCGGTGAGGTCTACGTTGTGTGCCTGGCGGATGCGGCGCGTGGCAGGAAACTAGGAGGCCCCGTGACTTTGGTGGGGATGGACTACCTCATGGACCGTGGTGTGGGGGAGATTGAGCTGTACGTAGAAGGAGATAATGCGCCGGCGGTATCTACGTACGGGAAACTGGGATTTTCCGTCGTACATACCGATGTGGTGTACCGAGGGCAGCTCTAA